One Colius striatus isolate bColStr4 chromosome 10, bColStr4.1.hap1, whole genome shotgun sequence genomic region harbors:
- the SEC22B gene encoding vesicle-trafficking protein SEC22b gives MVLLTMIARVADGLPLAASMQEDEQSGRDLQQYQSQAKQLFRKLNEQSPTRCTLEAGAMAFHYIIEKGVCYLVLCEAAFPKKLAFAYLEDLHSEFDEQHGKKVPTVSRPYSFIEFDTYIQKTKKLYIDSRARRNLGSINTELQDVQRIMVANIEEVLQRGEALSALDSKANNLSSLSKKYRQDAKYLNMRSTYAKLAAVAVFFIMLIVYVRFWWL, from the exons ATGGTGCTGCTCACTATGATCGCCCGTGTGGCCGATGGCCTCCCCCTGGCCGCCTCTATGCAGGAGGACGAGCAG TCAGGCCGGGATCTGCAGCAGTACCAGAGTCAAGCGAAGCAGCTCTTCCGCAAGCTGAACGAGCAGTCCCCCACCAGATGTACTCTGGAAGCAGGAGCCATGGCTTTCCA CTACATCATTGAGAAAGGAGTGTGTTACCTGGTCCTGTGTGAAGCTGCATTCCCCAAGAAACTGGCCTTTGCATATCTAGAAGACTTGCATTCAGAGTTTGATGAGCAGCATGGGAAGAAGGTGCCCACGGTCTCCAGGCCTTATTCCTTCATTGAATTTG ATACCTACATACAGAAAACCAAGAAGCTCTACATTGATAGCCGGGCCAGGAGGAACCTAGGCTCCATcaacacagagctgcaggatgtGCAGAGGATTATGGTGGCCAACATCGAGGAAGTCTTACAGCGAGGAGAGGCACTTTCAG CTCTTGATTCCAAGGCCAACAACTTGTCCAGTTTGTCCAAGAAGTACCGTCAGGACGCGAAATACCTGAACATGCGTTCCACTTACGCCAAGCTCGCGGCTGTAGCTGTGTTTTTTATTATGCTGATTGTCTATGTGAGGTTCTGGTGGCTGTGA